taaataaattccCTCTGTTGCTCATGTTTTGGACATTTTATAAATCCATAGTGACTAAATTTTTCTAGGTTTCTCATAAACTTATTACTGTtaatattactataattattaataataaatttaccaTGCCTTGGGTGTTTGAAAACCTTATAGAGTTATACCtttcttctaaacattttaaaccacaatattatgtttattttctcaagagGGTGATAAATATGGGTATGGAGGATGACTTGTACTAACAActgtttacaaaaatatataaatatttaccttCACACTTCTCCCCAAGTGGGCAAAATACTTCCTTGCTCTCTCAATCTGAGGTGGCATTCTTTAAAACCATTTATGGAAGTGTGTGTTTGCCCTGTGCCCCAGAACCATCCTTCAGATGCGGTAACCTGGGAACTACATTAGCAGCCCTTTGAAACCTGCTGCAATTCAAGGCTACTACTCAAACTCCCGGAAGCTTAAACATCCCACTTCCTTTGGGgactgttttgttttcacttttcccaaagtgaaaaaaaagcgCAATTAAATTCTACTGAGGCTACCACAAGGAATGTCTAAATGTCATACTCTCCCACCCCCAACGTCACCTTCTCTTGCTCCTAACTCTTCCTCCAGCCCATATCCCAACATTAATGTACATCGAGTCAAGAACCGTGGTCTCGCTGTGGTCTTCAGGTTTGGCTAGCTTTCTCTTTGGCTGATGTCCCTCCAGGTTAAGATGATCTAAGTTGCATTTTTAGTTCTTCACTACTACTAtaaacacatattaaacaaatCTATATGcattcaaatatttaacaaatatctaaaaGTCTCCAGTCATATGCATTTTGTGGATTGTTAGTAGCctacttgtttttttctggacCCACCCTGAATCACACTTAGTCTCCAAAAGTTACATGTCCATATGCTATAATACAGACAATTTCTAAAGTGTTGGCTGTGTGTTGAATGATCATTAAAACAGAGTCCTCTTGGAAATCCCACCCAAGATCAGCGTGGATTTAACCACTTCATTACAGGAGACCGGGCAGCATTCTCCTTCACGAGTTCTTCTCTCACAGCGTTGCCATCTCCAGACGCCATGTCGTGCTCTGAGATTAGAAGCAATACAAATCATGTCCAAGTGTTTATAACTTCAAGGTCAAGTAcagttttgtcttatttttgtattacaATGGATTTACAATGAAATCTTTGATAGATTCCAAGAGTCTATGCTGTGTTCACCTGCTCTCTATCAATTAGCACCTCCTTGaattatttctcttcattctcctaTTATCACCTGACATTATTCTAtatatgcatttgtctttttttccctgtattatcTCAGTCCACCACTAGAGTatcagctccatgaaggcagggactttgttttgttcactgttacaacagtgcctggaacatagtaggcacttaaataCTTTCAGAATGAGCAAATGCTGTAAGTATAGATCTCTAAGTAAGATTCTTATACTATCTGATATGGAAGAGGAATTAGCTTCTCAATGTGGTTCCAGAATGCAGAAGGCAGACCAAAGGGCAGAACTTTTAGAAAGATAGTTCTTGCTCTACATAAAAGTTtgtaatatttagaattttttaaatgaaattttctgcTTCTAAGAAAAATGAGGTGTGTTTGCTTTAGCAGTGCACATTCTGCTATATGAAGATTAGCACGGCCCAGCAGTTAAATGAATGTATGTAAATTCACGAAACACAATAATCTTACCACTACCCCGCACCCCCGCACCCCCAAAAAAAGCTGCTTGTGAATTCCCAGTCTTGGAAAGGTGGAGAGCTCActactaaacaacaacaacaacaaatgaagAAGGGAAACCAGGAAGTCCACTTGCCAAGAATGTTGTGACCAACAGATAGAAAGTTAGAGAAGACAACCTCATGCAATCAAGGTATGAAAGGCACCTCCGGGGTCCCTGTGCTGAGGAACCTTGGCGTCATTTACAAAGGCTTTGCAGAGGTGATATGAAGCCCAAGACAGGACAGAGGCCCCAAGCCCCCTCCTGTAAACAGTAGCACTTGAAGCCCGGGAAATCCCACGTGGACAATGCAAAACTGAACAGAAGGGCTCCCGGGCAGCCTTCCCACGAGGTCTTTAGGATACTCTGTGCTCCATCCTCAGCCTGACTAAGGTTTACCGAGGTTACACTAATAGTGATCCTTAGTTGCTCCTTTAGCGCAGGGAAGGCAACACCTTAGGTCAGAAAATGCTTTTTCCATAAATTTCTaataagaatctttttttttcggtacgcgggcctctcactgtcgtggcctctcccgttgcggagcacaggctccggacgcgcaggcccagcggccatggctcaaggtcccagccgctccgcggcatgtgggatcctccatgaccggggcaagaacccctGTCCCCAGCGTCGGCAGGCgggtccccagcatcggcaggcggactcccaaccactgcgccaccagggaagcccctctaataaGAATCTTGATACCTAATCTgggtacagaaatatttttttgtgtaACCCTTAATGCAACTTTTCATCCAGcaaaatacagttgaccttgaACAACGCTGGTGTTAGGGATGCCAACCCCCATGCAGTAGAAAACCCACCTACTGTTATACCTGCCCCCAAACAAAGGAATTggtaaatgactcacccaagggcgGGAAGCTGAAACGGTTTggatagaatcaggactcaaaccctagttctttGACTCCACGGATTGTGATCTCTAATCGAAAACAAACTGTTCCCCACACTTAGTTAATCTAAAGATCTGTAACATGAAAATACAGGTACTATGtttattggggaaaaaatgtgCATATACGTGGATCCAcacagttcaaatccatgttgttcaagggtcaagtgtatcTGTTTCCAAGGCATCTATACAGTGGTCAAGATTTTTGCAGAATCTGCAAGCAAACGAGAGAGGGTGACAGGCCCGAGGGAAAGAGACTGCACAAGGGTCCAGAGGAGCACAGGATGTGCTCCTGTGTGTGCAGCAGGAAGGATGGAGGTGAGACAACAGAGTTCCATCACTGAGGAATATTCCAGCGGAGCTCGAGAGCCCCCCAGACCTTCATCCCAAACAGCAACAAAGATTCACCAGGGATTTAATTCTCTCTTGGTGGGAAAGATTCAGGCGCAATCTTAAACGAGTGAAGAGGGATTCTAAAGTTGCTCCTTCAATGTTCTTTGTAGCCTACGgttttaagaaagcaaaataagacaaaagaagCTACAAGTGTTTGAGGCAGCTAGCTGTGCTGAGGTAATAGGTTTCCCTGTACTAAAGACAATCAAACCATTCAAAAAATTCCTCATttcagaaagtagattggtggttgctaggggttgaAGAGTGGGAGTGACTGCTTGATGGGTACTGGTTTTATTTGGAGCTGAGAAAAGTGTTCTGGagctagatagaggtggtggcttcccaacactgtgaatgtaccaaatgccactgaattgttcactttaaaaaggTTAATTTCATGTTAGGTGAATTTCAcctcaacaaaaaaatttttctaaccttaaaattcaattttcttccattttgcttTTCAAGAACTATAGGGACAAGTCGTAAGTATTTCTAATGTTAATACTGATCTCAATATCTGGATCAAGTATTCACATAGATAGTCACCTAATAGGTTAAAAACAGgttttcaatttaaattaatatttaagggCATAGccacacttaaaaataataattcactgAAAAACACAGTATTTCCCCTTTATCTTGATGTACTTAACTGAACCCACATGTAAGAAGGAGGTAAAGCTGGGAAATAAGCACATTTGTCAATACTTCAAATCTTATTTAATTTGAAGTGCAAAGAAccagaaacaaaaactgaaacaGATTTGGACTGTCAACTATTTGTATCTGAGGGGGGAAGTATACAGTTTGTTGATACTAGCAGTTACTCTGGCTACATGTTGTTTTAAATGAGCTACTTCCAATTTAATAAAGCTTTACTGTACCaaccatttattcaacaagatAACCAAATAGGTTAATAGCATAGTCTTATAGGCTGTATTTCTCACATTCTAACAACCTGTGTAAGAAATACATAAGCACTAACAAGCAGTATGTGAATATTACACACTATCATTCAAAGGTTTAGAGATGATTCCCAAATTTTAATCACAGGTACTATCTCTTATTCTCTCCAAAATCCACAAAAAGGCATGCTTGGAATTATtccatttggtttaaaaaaagaaatgttttatattttctatgttgGCTCTTAAGCCTTATCCAATAAATTCCTCAGAGTACTCTTTCTATGTGAATTTGGGAGAGAAGCAACTTTGTCTAGTATGTATGTaaaacagatcactgaagaatttaAACAACTTTGTATatcttggttattttttattacagGTTTTTTCTGTAATCAATCATATTTATCCTCCATATAAACTGGGTAAActttacaaaaattatataattttcaaaattattaatgaggtttctttgaaaaaaaaaagcaacaaatttcAAAACCTCCCACCTTTCCCTTAAGTAAAATAAGAGAAACTAAATCATTTAAACCAACGTCTTATTCTACTCAtccatattttttctcattcaaacTGAAAATGAGGCTATGTTTCAGTGTTTATACAGGAATCAATTCTTACCTGTGTGAGAAACAAATCTCTGGTTGGCAGCCTTGGCTACTGAATATTGGAAAAAGGGAAACTTCAGACATTTGCCGGTCACCCTGTCACATATGCCCGACTGACAGCTGCAGGTCTGTTTGCATTCCATCCCGAAGGTGCCATATGGGCAGTCTAAGGATAAAGGGAAGGTTGAGAGAGGGAGCTGCTTGTTGTACATAAGCGTCCATCCTCACAGCCCGTGTGCACAGCCTCAGGAATTGAACAAACCTCATGAATATTGACTATCAGATAAAACCCAATTCTCCAAAAATCCCAGGCTTTGAAAATTGAAACTTTAAGTCACAAATGTGAAATCACACACTAAGACCAGATAATGGATGTCTCACTTGTAGTGTCTTGCTGTGAAGTTTAACTGAAGACAGATACACGTAACCAATATCCTTGAACCAGTCTTAATTCTGTCTACTTTCTGCTTAGATACCAAAAGGCAAGGTCTCATGGGCTACCTCTGTGACAGCTCAGTGAAGGTGGGCAATTGAACAGACATGTGCATCAGTCCCTCACAGAGTTTAAGAGATATGATGCTGTATTTGAATCCCCTGTAATCACAGACAATTTACTGTTGTAAAGGTACAGGAAAGGGCTTAAACTAACCAGGGGCTAAGAGGGCGATCATCCTAGCTCTTCACCAAGTGGCTAAACCTCAGTCTGCTCCAACTCTTATCAACTTCCTTATCTATCAAAATGGCGGTACAAATGTACCTAACTCCTCCAGATGTCAAGAGGATTCACTAATAAAACCCTCTGCAGAGCTAAGATCCAATATGCTAAATGACAAGAAAGCTGAGAATATATCCGTATACCTAACCAAATCTGGAAGCTTTTAGAGCTTCGATGTTTTCATACTTAGACTAAAGCattgagaaaaagagaacaaactcATTTAGTAAAAATGCATGGGTTTTATGATGTAAATAGCATCTCAATAGACTAGCCAGCCTTGAACAGCCAAGCAGAATATTTATTCTCATGGCATAAGAATATCCTTGTAAATGTACAATCACACATGGGTGAAGAAACAAGTTGTGAGGCATCTAAGCCTTTAGCAATCTAATATTCCACAGAATGATCAAAATAGATACTCCAGATGTCAAGAGGATTCACTAATAAAACCCTCTGCAGAGCTAAGATCCAATATGCAATGACAAGAAAGCTGAGAATATATCCTTATACCTAACCAAATCTGGAAGCTTTTAGAGCTTCGATGTTTTCATACTTAGACTAAAGCattgagaaaaagagaacaaactcATTTAGTAAAAATGCATGGGTTTTATGATGTAAATAGCATCTCAATAGACTAGCCAGCCTTGAACAGCCAAGCAGAATATTTATTCTCATGGCATAAGAATATCCTTGTAAATGTACAATCACACATGGGTGAAGAAACAAGTTGTGGGGCATCTAAGCCTTTAGCAATCTAATATTCCACAGAATGATCAAGATAgatattaatgaaatatattttttaaagagatttaggACTGCTGTACTCTGCATCCTTCAGATTAGAGAAGCACCTGGTTTTAAACATTGGCCTCTCTGTTGGGAAGAATAGTTCTTAAAAGGGATCCTGAAAAAAGTCTCTGGAAGAAAAGCACACAACATTGGGATCTGACTGTGTCTCCAGTGATATTGAAAACTAAAACTTTAGCCAAATTCTCAGTTATGCGTCTATTGTATCCCTCAATGTACTGAATAATGCTGGGCagatagtaggtgttcaataaatattgttatcTGGGCAACACGACGCCAAAcatctgaatatttaaaaaacatccaGATATGCAGCTAAAGTATACAGTTTTCACAGgggtgttctttttaaaaaaagctaaagtAGAGAGTTTGCCTATAGCAAAATATAATGTATCTAACTGCTGAGGTTCACACAGCCTCACTATTTCCAGCAGAGAGTAAATGTTCGAAACCAgactcactttcaatctgtaggATATCCAAGAGCTATCctaaacagctttaaaaaatatatcttattaaCAGCTACCTCAATCATTCAGTGAATATTGGAGTGCTAAAGACTCCAGATGCCTTACAGCTTGTTTCTTTACCCATATGTAATTGGACATTTACAATCACACATACAGAGTCAATTTTTATGCcaagagaaaaagcaatccaCGGCATATACTTGTTATATCATTAGTATGATTGTGTTAACCACTTCCTCCCTAACTTCCCTATGTGAAGTACTTTTTTCTTGGCTGATAAGCCCtataatttacagaaaatacagatCCTGCTCAGCTGAAAGAAATGTATGTGAATGTCCACCAGAGAAAATGTTTCCTCACTATTCTACTTTTTATtggttataaacaaaaataagctaagcaaaaaataaaattctcctaAAAGTTCAAGCATTTCTTTCCTAACCTTTAGTATGTTTTGTGGCCTAAAAGGTaattgatttataaaatatttttctaaaagaattaaTGGGATTAGCTCAATACTGGATGATTATCATTCATAAAAGCTTACAGTTGtattaaacacataaaataagaattatttagaAACTTCTCAGtccctttaattttaaaagcttctttatagctgattcactttgttgtacagcagaaactaacacaacattgcaaagtaattatactccaataaagatgtataaaaaataaaaataaaagcttctttGTACTGTAAAACTGATGAATGGGGCTATAACATATGTGTTGAATCTTAATAATAGTTCTTAACATGGGATCATGAGGTATCCATacacagagtatttttaaatcaccattctttcatttctaaacatGTTAAACATTGTAAACTACAGTCACTAAGTTTGAAATAAATTCTACAAATGTTTAACTACATTGTTTAGCTATAATTTCAACCtaataaagtttttctttaagtctGTAAGAGTGCTAACCTCTTTCTTTACAGAgttccaattttaatttttctttaggtGTTATTTTTCCTGGTCTTACACTCATTTTTCTAGATGACCAAAACCTTCTATAGAGTGGAATGAGGTTTGTTTTATACTTCAGGGTATCCTCCTCCAAGAATGTGAGTCATTTTGCTAGATGACTTAAGCTGCCCCATTTCACAAAGCGCATTCGTGTTCATCAGAAATATTTGATCTTGAGAGGTGCCCTCCATCCCGTGGACCCTTTTAAGATCAAAGGATCACTAAACCGCAGGGCTAGCCACCACTCCAAGAGGTTATCCAGTGCAGACCTCTGTAATCACTGACTGCAGAAGAGAGGACACCTAAACCATCCATAACAGATTACCTGTCAAGTTCCTGAAGTTTTCCAGAAAAGGAGGCAACACAGTCTTCAGTcggaacttgaaaaaaaaaatctcctaggCATAATGAGTGAAATGCTGTAtttctttctgggctttcttGCACACTGGGTTCAGTTGCAATCTGCAGAGttatctttctctctgtgtctatgaCAGCATCAGTGTGGGACCTGGTCCCTAACCCACCTGCATTTTCCCTCTTTGCATTTTGAGCAAAGGCTCCTCATCTCTCACGCTGGCTAAAAGCCCTCAGTGTGCCCTGGGCGGGGAGAAGAAAGGGGTCACTCTTTACCTTTGCAGATACCAAACTCGTCACCAAAATCATCCTCCTCACTGTAAAACTGACACCTCAGCCCGGGGCCACACTTCACGCCATCCATGCCTGAGACCGTGCGGTAGCAAGTTTCTCCCGGCCCGGCGGCGCACACCCGGCAGCAGCCACAGTCGTCCAGCACCGTCCTCTTACAGCGCAGGCTGCTTTTGCACTCGTTAGTGTCACAACGCTCCGGGCAATCGACCGCGTACTTGGTGCTCCAGGCCGCCGCCAGGTGCGCGGGGACCAGGAGCGTGGCCAACAGCAGGAGGCTCTTCATGTTTCCCGCGGCGGCTCGGGCTCCGCTTCCCACGGCGGGGTCTCTGCTGG
The Physeter macrocephalus isolate SW-GA chromosome 8, ASM283717v5, whole genome shotgun sequence genome window above contains:
- the ESM1 gene encoding endothelial cell-specific molecule 1: MKSLLLLATLLVPAHLAAAWSTKYAVDCPERCDTNECKSSLRCKRTVLDDCGCCRVCAAGPGETCYRTVSGMDGVKCGPGLRCQFYSEEDDFGDEFGICKDCPYGTFGMECKQTCSCQSGICDRVTGKCLKFPFFQYSVAKAANQRFVSHTEHDMASGDGNAVREELVKENAARSPVMKWLNPR